From the genome of Streptomyces sp. NBC_01304:
GTCACTGGCGCCTGCCTTCATTGCTGATGCGAGAGTCACCCACGCCTGGCTGCCGGGCCCGGCCCGGCCCGGCACCTGGCTCCTGGAGCCGCACCGACGGCCGCCCGCGTCCCAACAGCAGTCTGGGCAGGGGTTGTTGGCGACCAGGGCATGCCGCCCGAGGCGGGCCACAACGTAACATGAACCATCGTTCATGTTCTATGGATTGGCGCCCGTCTGCGCCCTGCCCCTGGGCTACGCCGCTCGGGCAGGGCAGGGCAGGGCAGGGCAGGGCAGGGCAGGGCAGGGCAGGGCCAACGTCTGTGTCGGCGCTCGGGTTACGAGGCTGGTCGGCGGCGGTCCGAGGGGCCTGACGTCGGTCCCTGTCCGGGATCCGGTGAGGCGTGGAACGACTCAGGTCACCGTTGCGCGGACGTCAGGCGGCCGCGCAGGTCCTCCCAGTAGAGGTGCAGCATCCGCTTGAGCTCGTCCACGGTCTCCAGGTCAGACTCACCGGGACTCTTGAAGACCTCGTGCAGCACCGCGTTGGCGGCCCACACCACCATCCGCGTCGCCCGTTCCGCCCGCTCACCGCCGGGCCCGCCGGTCAGGTGCTCGACGATGCGCTGCAGGCCCTCGGCGATGAGCGTGTTGCTCGCGTCGTCTGCCCGCGCGAGCTCGGGACTGAGGTGCCGTCCGGCCCACAGCGCGCTGCCGCCCGGCTGGGACCGGAAGAGTTCGGCGTAGACATCGACCAACGTACCGACCGGGTCGGCCAGTTCGCCCTCGACGGCACGCTCCACGAGTTCGTCGGTGGCGGTCTTGAAGGCCGATAGGTACTGCTGGCCGAGTGCGTCCACGACGGCGCTCTTGTCGGGGTAGAACTGGTAGATGCTGCCGACCGGCGCGCCCGCCTCCTCGGCGATCCGCCGCATCGTCAGCGCCTCGTACCCCTCCTGGGACAGGATCCGGTCGGCCGCCGCGAGGATGGCCTCGACCCGGGCCCGGCTGCGTGCCTGCTGAGGCTGCCTCCGCAGCCGCGCCGCCGACGTCGGCTGCGGCTTCCCTGCTTGCGTCACCACGAGCCCCCGGTCGTCCGATGACGCGAACGTAACACGGGGCCACGGAGCGGGGGCCGGCCCATGGGTGTGGTCTGGTGGGCCGGCGGTCCGGCCCCCCGCAGTGGATCAGAGGCTGCCGACGATCAACCAGGCAGCGATGCCGAGCACCGCCAGGTACCCGCCTACGGACAGCGTCTTGCCCAGACGTTCCCGTCCGGCGCCTTCGAGCCACCGGCCCATGAGGCCGACCAATGGTGCTCCGAAGACGATCAGCAGAATACCGATGAGGAAATCCACGATGCCCGCCCCTGGTTGCGATCACTCCCCAGTGATCGAGAGCAGAATCGTAAGTCACAGCCGCCCCCCTGGTGAACCCCTCATCCGGCACCACGACATTGCGTGGCCCAGGGTCTGGCCATGGCTCCGCTCGTGACCCGCAGGACGGGTCGTAGGCTTCCACCGTGAACGACACCCACGGCATACGCATCAGACCGGGCGGCCCGGCCGACGTACCAGCCATTCTGACCATGCTCGACGCCGCCGTGGTCTGGATGAACGATCGTGGCAACACCGAGCAGTGGGGCTCCACGCCGTATTCACAGCAGTCCGGCGGAGTGGAGCGGGTTCAGCGGTACACGACCGAGAACGCCTCGTACATCGCCGAGTTGGCCGGGACACCCGTCGGAGCACTGGTCCTGGACAGCGGACCCAGCCCGCAGATGCCGATCGCGCCCGCCGAGGAACCCGAACGGTACGTCCGCCTGCTGATCTCCGACCGGCAGCACGCCGGTCTCGGCATCGGGGCGGCGCTGCTGGCCCATGCCACCGAGGAGACCCGACGGGCCGACGTGGCACTGCTGCGGGTCGACTGCTGGGCGGGCGGCGGAGGCGAACTGGTCGCGTTCTACGAGCGCAACGGCTTCATCCCCACCACGCGTTTCCTGTCCGGGGCCTGGCCGGGCCAGGTCCTGGCCCGGCGGGTCGGCCGAAGGCTCGGGCAGGGCAGCCCGTTCGCCCGGCTCGGCGGCGGGTGACCGCGACGGGCGCGACCACCCAGCCGCCTGACTCCTTGTCCGGCTCCGCGCCCCGCCCGCCTCACCAAGTCCTGCCCGCCGGCCGCCCGTTACGACAACTCGGAGTTGTCCGCGACGCAACCGCACCTTGACTCGTACCGTCACGGTGGGGCGATCATGGCTCGTGATGCGCGAACTGTCGACGCCGCCCGTACTCCCCTCCGGTCTGCTCTCGGGCTCTCCTCAGCCCGTGCTGCCCGCTGCCCAGGGTCTGCTGCTGCGGCCCTGGGAATCGGCTGACGCCCCGGTGTTCCTGTCCGCCTACCAGGACGCGGAGATTCGCCGCTGGCACACGCGCCGCCCCCTCACCGAGGCCCGCGTCCTGGAGTGGTTCGACGCCTACCGCCGGGACTGGGTTGGTGAGAAGGGCGGCCACTGGGCGGTCGCCCACGAGGGCGGCGACGTACTCGGCCGGATCGCCCTGCGTGGCTTCGATTTCGATGACGGCATCGCCGACATCAGCTACTGGGTGCTCCCGGCCGCCCGCGGCCGGGGTGTGGCGACCAACGCCATGGCAGCACTCTCGGCCTGGGCGCTGGATGAGATCGGCTTCTACCGCCTGTACCTGGACCATTCGACGCGCAACCAGGCCTCCTGCCGGGTCGCCACAAAGTCCGGCTACCTGCTCGAAGGCACCCAGCGCAGTGCCGCCGTGCACGACGACGGTCGGCACGACATGCATCTGCACGCCCGAACCCGGGAGGATTGAACCTGCCTGCCGGTCGATCAGGTGGGCGGCCGGTCATTGCCCGCCTCACCAGGTCTTGCCGGCCTGCTCCCGGACGGTGCGGTTGATCCGGTTGAAGAAGTTGGTGAGCGCGATCTCCAGGGTGATCGCCCCCAGTTGCTCCTCGGTGAAGTGGTCCGCGGCGGCGTCCCAGATCTCGTCGGTCACGCCCGGTGCGCCGTCCTGGAGCCGGGTCGCGGCCTCGGTCAGCGCCAGGGCCGCCCGCTCCTCGTCGGTGTAGAAGGGCGTGTCACGCCACGCGGCCACGTGGTGCAGCCGCTGGTCCGTCTCGCCGGCCTTCTTCGCCGCCTCGGTCGAGGCGAAGACGCACGGGCTGCAGGCGTTGATCTGGCTGGCGCGCAGGTGGATCAGGCCCAGCAGGCTCCCGTCCACGCCCCCGGCGTAAATCGCCTTGTAGAGGTGCTGGATCGCAGTGGTCACGTCGGGGTTCGGGGCGCTCGTCATGCGTGCTTCCATCGGTGTTGCTCCTTCATCGGTGAGTCATCGGCGACTCGTCGGTTACTTGAGCCCCTTCGGGCCCGTCATCACCCATGACGGAGCAGTTTCGAGAAAGGTAACAACATGTCGCACAGCAGCCCGGCGGACCCGATGGCCGAGGCGTTCGAGGCCCAGCGCGACCGGCTGCGTGCGGTCGCCCACCGTATGCTCGGCTCGCACGCCGACGCCGAGGACGTGGTCCAGGAGGCCTGGCTGCGACTCTCCCGCCAGGACGCGGCGGTCATCCAGAACCTCGCCGGCTGGCTGACCACGGTGGTCGGCCGGATCAGCCTCGACGTCCTGCGCTCTCGCCAGACCCGCCCTGAGGCGTCCTACGACGACGGTCTGTCCGAGCTCGTGGTGACGCTCGACGACGGTCCGGTTCCCGAGGACGACGCGGTGCTCGCCGACTCGGTCGGGCTCGCGCTGCTCGTCGTCCTGGAGTCGCTCAGGCCGAGCGAGCGGCTGGCGTTCGTGCTGCACGACCTGTTCGCCGTCCCGTTCGACGAGATCGCCCAGATCCTCGGCAAGTCCACCGCCGCCACCAAGATGCTCGCCGGCCGCGCCCGCAAGAAGGTGCAGGCGACCCGGCGGCCGAACGGCGTCGGCCGCGAGCAGCGCGAGGTGGTCCAGGCCTTCCTGGCAGCGGCTCGCCGCGGCGACTTCGAGGAGTTGCTGCGCGTCCTGGACCCCGATGTGAAGCTGACCGTCGACACCCCCGACGGCGTGGTCGTCGCCCTCGGCGCCACCAAGGTCGCCGCCGGTGCGCAACTGTCCGCCAGTGCGGCCACTCAGGGACGGACGGTGCTCGTCAACGGCCTCCCCGGGGTCGTGTCCTGGCACGAGGACGGCAGCCCGGCCTCGGTCCTCGCCTTCACCGTCACCGACGGCCGCATCACCGACATCTCGGTCGTGATCGACCCGGCCAAGCTGGCGCGGATGGATCTGCCGGATCCGGCGTGAATCGAGAAGGCCAACAGCGCCCCGAATCAGGAGAATTGCACCACAGGACGGGCAATGGTCTGCTGTATGAGCGCCGCTGACCCAAGCCCGACAGGGGGACCGTCCCGGACGACACCGCTCGATTGCGGCGCGTCAGTGCTCGTACTCCCGACCCGTGACGCACCACTCCAGCACGGACATCGCCGCCGACATCTTGTGATGCGCCTGCCGCCACGCGCGGCTGCGGGCCCCGTCGAGCACGTCGTCGGTGACCTCCTGGCCGCGCACCGCGGGCAGGTCGTGCAGGAACACGGTGTGCGGGGAGGCGACCTTGGCGAGGAATTCCTCGTCGATGCGGAAACCGTCGAACGACCTGAGCCAGTCGGCGTCCGCCTTCGGCACGCCCATGGTCTGCCAGCGGCTGGTGTAGACCGCGTCCACGGTCCCGGTGACCTGGTCGATGCCGGTGTGCTGCGTCACCTGGGCGCGGCCGCCGCCCAGTTGCTCGGCCGTCTCGAGGACGTCGTCGGGGACTTCGTAGCCGGCCGGGCACAGCAGGGTGAGCCGCAGTCCCGGGGTGAGGGCGGCGGCGTACGCGAGGGCCGCGGCCGAGCTGTTGCCCTCGCCGACGCACAGGACGTGCCGCCCGGCGAGGGTGCCGAACTCCTCGGCGACCGTGGTCAGATCGGCGATGGCCTGGGTGGGGTGCTCGCCCTCGCTCAGCGCGTTGACGACGGACAGGTCGGCGGCGGAGCCGAGGCCGCGCATCTCCTCGATGGGCCCGTTGGTCCGTACGACGAGCCCGTCGAGGTACTCCGCCATGACGCGGGCAGTGTCCTGGAGCGTCTCCCCGGTGACGAGCTGGAGGTCGTCGGGGCCGTACGCGATGGTGTGCGCGCCGAGCCGGGTGGCACCGGCCCAGAACGACGTACGGGTGCGGGTGGAGGACTTGCTGAAGTAGATGCCGACACAGCGGTCCGTGAGGGTCTTGGTGCGGGCGCCTTCGCGGCCGAAGCGGACGGCGCGCGCGACGAGGTAGTCGAGCTCGGCGGAGTTCAGATCGGTGAGCGAGATCAGATTGCGCATATCGGGGTCGCGACCCTTTCTACGGATGCGGCGGAGGAGACGGCGGCGGGCACCCGCGCGGGGACCGGCGCGCGGTCCCGGCGCTCCGCCGCCACCAGGTGCTTGACCAGGTTGAGGACGCTGAAGCGGCTCACCGCGTCGGCCCGCGACTCCTCGGCACCGACCGGACAGATCAGTCCGCGCAGCAGCAGCGCGTGCACCCCGCGCCCCACCTCGGCCGCATTCCCCGGCGTGCGGCGCGCGACGGTGTCGACGGTCCAGGCGCCCTCGTAAGCGGCGAGGGTGCGCAGCAGGGCGCCGTGCTGCGGGGACATCCGGGCGATGGTGTGTTCCAGGGAGCGGCGCAGCCCCAGGGCGGAGCCCGGGTCGGAGACCGGCTCGGTGAGCATCACCGGGGAACGCCGGGCGGCCTCGAGCAACTGGTGCGGGGCGTAGACGGAGAGCCAGGTGGCGGCCGACTCGAGTGCCAGGGGCACTCCGTCGAGGGCCTGGCAGACGCGGGACATGGTGGCCACGACGGATTCGGTGGGCAGGATCTCGGGCCGCAGGTAGCGCAGGTACGACATCATCAGGTGCAGCGCGGGCTGTTCGGGAACGTCGGCCGGTTCGCAGTCGGCGGGAAGGGCGAGCGGGGCGAGCGGTAAGACCCGCCCGGCGAGGCCCAGTTCGGGCTCCCGGGTGGTGACGAGGATGCTCAACCGTGAGCTGCTGTGCAGGAGTTGCAGCAGCGCGGACTTGACGGAGTCGGTCTTCTCCAGGCCGTCGAGGACGAGCAGCGTGGGCTTGCCGTCGATGACCCGGGGGATCTCGGCGAACGGCCCGCAGTCGTTGACCAGTTCGCGCACCCAGTCGGCGAGCATCTGCTGGGAGCGGCCCTCGATCGCGTTGACCGAGCCGCCCATGGGCACCCACACGATGGGTGTCTGGTGCCTGCGGTGCAGGACCCGGGTGGCTTCCAGCGCGAGCCGGGTCTTGCCGACGCCCATGCCGCCGACGATGCTGACGAACCGCTCGCGCTCGGTGCCGAGCAGTTCGGTGACCGCGCGCAGGTGCGGGCCGCGGCCGACGAACGGTCCTGTCGCCACCGGGGGTGCGGCCGGTTCGGTGTTGTACACCTTCTTGAGCGCGTCGGCGACGGACCGGCTGCCGGTGGACATCTCCAGGGCGGCGCGGCGCGGGCCGCTGAGCCGCATCGCGTCGGCGAGCAACCGGACGGTGTCCTTGCGGGGCCGCTGCACGCGGCCGAGTTCGAGGTCGCGGATGGCCCGTACGCTGACGGTGGAGAGGCCGGCCAGCTGTTCCTGGGTCAGTCCGGACCTGATTCGGGCTTCCTTGAGCAGCCGGCTCAGTCGCTGCTCGTCTGTGTGGGCACTTGTCCCGGTCTGCGGATCCGGCTGAGCGGCGCGAGTGTCCGCTCCGCTCAGGAGACCGGCAAGGGGCGTCTGATGAGGCATCTCTCTCCAGAATGGTTCGGGGCGTGCTGCCGGTGGCTCTCCCTTCGCAGTATGGAATGCGGCTGCTACAGGGGGACTTGAGGTCAGCTGACACGCGCCCCGAACAAGCCCTAGAGAACGGCCAGTTCCGCCTCCAGGTCGTCCAGGCCGAGGGATCCCTGGGACAGGGCCGCCATGTGCCACCGCTTGAGGTCGAAGGCGCTGCCGCCTGCCTTGCGGGCGGCGTCGCGGCCGCGCAGCCAGGCCCGCTCGCCGAGCTTGTAGCCGATGGCCTGGCCGGGCACGCTCTGGTAGCGGATCAGCTCGTTGCGGATGAAGGCCGCGGGCCGGCCGCTGTGCAGGCCGAAGAATTCCTCTGCCAGGTCAGGGTTCCAGCGCTCCCCCGGACGGAACGGCGAGTGGGCGGGGATCTCCAGCTCCAGGTGCATCCCGATGTCGATCACCACGCGTACGGCACGCATCATCTGCGCGTCGAGATACCCGAGGCGGTGCTCCGGGTTGCCCAGGAAGCCCAACTCGTCCATGAGACGTTCGGCGTACAGCGCCCAACCCTCGGCGTTGGCACTGACCATGCCCACCCCCGTCTGGAAGCGGGACAGCGACCCGGCCAGGTGCGCCCACTGGGCGAGTTGGAGATGGTGTCCGGGAACGCCCTCGTGGTACCAGGTCGAGACCAGTTCGTACGTGGGGAAGCGGGTGCGGCCCGCCGTGGGCAGCCAGGTGCGTCCGGGCCGGGTGAAGTCCAGTGACGGCGAGGTGTAGTACGGCGCCGGGCTGGCGCCGGCCGGGGCGATGCAGGACTCGACGCGCTTGACCCGCTCGGCCATGTCGAAGTGCGTTCCGTCGAGCTTCTCGATCGCCTCGTCCATGAGGTCCTGCAGCCAGCGCTGCACCGCCTCGGTCCCGTCGACGGCGTGGCCGTGGGTCTCCAGGTGCTCCAGCACCGCCCAGGGATTCTCGGATCCCGGCAGGATCTTCGCGGCCTCGACGCGCATCTCGGACAGCAGCCGGTGGAATTCGGACCAGCCGTAGTCGTAGGCCTCGGCCAGGTCGAGCTCGATCCCGTTGAAGTAGCGGGCCGAGCGGACGTAGCGCTCCTCACCGACGACGTTCGCGGCTCCCTCGACGGCGGGGGCGTACGCGTCACGCAGCCAGTCGCGCAGGTGGACCAACGCGTCGGTGGCAACCCCTGCCGCGCCGGCCAGTTCGGTACGCAGGGCCTCGGGTCCGGGGGCCACGAGGTCGGCGAACCAGCCGCCCTTCTCACCGATGGAGTCGTCCAACTGGCGGATGAGTGCGGCAACTTGACGCGGACCGCCGGGCAGATTCCGGACCAGACCTTCGGCGAGCGCCGCCCGGTATCCGGCCAGGGATTCGGGAACGGCCCGCAGCCGCCCGGCCAGGGCCAGCCAGTCCTCGTCGGTCCCGGTGGGGGTGACGGTGAGGACCGTACGTATCTGCGGCACGGGCGAGAAGATGTTGGAGACCGCGCGCAGCTGCTCGCCCGTCTCGATCATCGCCAGTTCGGCGGTGAGCCGTTCGCGCAGCAGCCGGGCGCAGTTCCGCTCGTCCGGCGACTCGGTCCCGGCCGGCGGCAGTCGGCGCAGGGTGGACCGGAACAGGTCCGCCAGTTCTTCCTGTCCCGCAGGGGAGAAGTCGGGGAGCCTGGCGTGGCTGGCGCCGTCACCGAGGTGGGTTCCCATGATCGGGTCCAGTTCGATCAGGGCGTCCACGTGGTCGTCCGCGATCTGCCGCGGCTGGGGGGAAGCGTTCCTGGGCTCTGACATGTCGTCATCCTTTCGGCAAGTGGCCCTGACGGGGTCCGGTCCCCGCCATCTGCCGCACAACTGCCCCTGCGCTTCGCCGGTGTCGGCCCGCACCGTGCCGTTCACTGGCCCGGTGTCCCCTCCATCCGCCGCTTCCCGTGCATCGGACGCGTCTGCCGCCACCATCGCCTCCGTCGTCGACGCCGTCGCCGACGCGATGCCCTGGGCCCGTACCGCACTGGCCGAGCTCGTCGCCTTCCGGTCGGTGGCGGATCCCGCGCGCCTCCCCGTGGCCGACTGCGAGGCGGCGGCCGACTGGGTGGCCAACGCGCTGCGCGCCACGGGCTTCGACGAGGTGGCACTGCTCGACACTCCGGACGGCACGCGCTCGGTGTACGGCTTCCTGCCGGGCCCGCCCGACTCCCCCACCGTGCTGCTGTACGCGCACTACGACGTGCAGCCGCCGCTGGACGAAGCGGCCTGGCACTCCCCGCCGTTCGAACTGACCGAGCGCGCGGACGGGCGCTGGTACGGCCGCGGAACGGCGGACTGCAAGGGCGGCGTCCTGATGCATCTGCTGGCGCTGCGCGCCCTGCGGGCCACGACCGGCGTGCCGGTGAACGTCAAGGTGATCGTGGAGGGCTCGGAGGAGCAGGCCACCGGCGGGCTCGAGCGGTACGCCAAGGACCACCCCGAACTGCTGCGCGCCGACACGGTCGTCATCGCCGACACCGGCAACGTACGCGCCGGACTGCCGACCGTGGTCGCCTCGCTCCGCGGCGCGGTCCTGGCCCGGATCGAGGTGCGGACCCTTCGGGGCGACCTCCACTCGGGCCAGTTCGGCGGGGCCGCGCCCGACGCGCTCGCAGCCCTCATCCGTGCGCTGGCCTCACTGCACGACGAGTCGGGCGCCACGGTCATCGACGGCCTGCCCAACACGGGGCAATGGAACGGAAGTCCGTACGACGAAGAGGCCTTCCGGCACGACGCGCAGGTCCTCGACGACGTGTCCCTGATCGGCGCCGGCGAAATCTCCGACCGCCTGTGGGCCCGTCCTTCGGTCACCGTCATGGGCATTGACTGCCCGGCGGTGAACGGCGCCACCCCGGCCGTTCAGGCACGGGCGCGCGCCATGGTGTGCCTGCGGATCCCGGCCGGCACGACGGCCGGGACGGCGGGCGAACTGCTCACCGCCCATCTGAGGTCGCACGTGCCCTGGGGGGCGCGGGTGGCAGTGGAAGTGGTGGGACACGGACAGCCGTTCACGGCGGACACCGGCACCGCCGCCCATGCGGCGATGGCGCGGGCCATGGAGACGGCGTACGACGGTGAACGGCTGCGGGTGGCGGGGCTCGGCGGCTCGATCCCGCTGTGCTCGGCCCTGGCCGAGCTGTATCCGCAGGCCGAGATCCTCCTGACCGGTCTGGGCGAGCCCGAGGCCCGGGTGCACGCGGTGAACGAGAGCGTGGATCCCGGCGAGTTGCGCCGGATGGCGGCGGCGGAGGCGCTGTTCCTGCTGTTCAGCGCGGAAGGCGTGAGGGGCGGCGAGGCTCAGCTCGAAGCAACAGTCGTTCGCACGGCGTCGGCCAGGGCCACCCCGAAAGCCTCGGAGCCCACGGCGTTGGGGTGCAGCGGGAACGCGTCGCGGGTGGAGACTGCCCCCTCGACATAGCGGTCGGCGGGAGCGGCACAGGAATCGTGTCCAGCACCCAGGGAATAGGTGTCGACGAACGTGGCGCCGTGCCGCTCCGCCGCCCGCCTGAGGGTATTGCCGAGGTAGTTGACCTTGTCCTGGAGGTAGTCGGCGTCCTGGTCCCAGAACGGCTGGCTGGGGTAACAGCCGTCGGCGCGAAGGTAGTTGCCGTAGCCGACCACGAACACCTCGGCGTGGGGAGCTCGGTAGCGGATGGTGTCCAGGACGGTGTCGAAGGTGGGCGCCCAGTCGTCGATCGCCGCTTCGACCTTGTCCGTGCCGCCTTCGGTCTGGGACCGGGCGCAGCTCCTTCCGAGAGGCTCGGGGAGCACGTTCACGCAGCTGAGAGCGAGGGGGAACATGGACGTGTCGATACCGCCGATGGTGATGCTGACGACGTCCGTGTCGCGGGAGAGGGCCTTGTACTGGGGTGCGGTGCCCGCGAACTGAGAGGTGCTCAGGTGGTCGACGGTGGCGCCCGAACAGCTGACGTCGGTCAGCGTGGCCCCCAGGACCCGGGCTGCGACGTGGGGATAGTCCGCGAGTGACCGCTTGCACTGCCGGTTCGAGATGTCGGTGGGCAGCACGAGCGGAGCCGCCGCGTAGGAGTCGCCGAGGGCCACGTACTCGAGCGGGCCGCCGTCGGCGGCCAGGGCGGACGATGTCGCGGCCGGTGCCGCGAGCGCTCCCCCGCACAGGACGGTGGCGGTCAGCAGGGCGCGCAGCAGGCGAGGCTTCATGGTCGGTGGCCCTTCGTGTTCGTGCCGGGTGTTCATGCCGGTGCGTGATGGCCGCCTCAGCATCGGGCACCCCCTCACCGGCGGGCCATGTGCAAGGGCCCAGCGTCGTCGGCTGCGTCTTGGGCAGGGGCACGCGTCTTGGGCCGGGGTGCCCGTCTCAGGCCGGTCACCCGTATTGGGCG
Proteins encoded in this window:
- a CDS encoding TetR/AcrR family transcriptional regulator — protein: MTQAGKPQPTSAARLRRQPQQARSRARVEAILAAADRILSQEGYEALTMRRIAEEAGAPVGSIYQFYPDKSAVVDALGQQYLSAFKTATDELVERAVEGELADPVGTLVDVYAELFRSQPGGSALWAGRHLSPELARADDASNTLIAEGLQRIVEHLTGGPGGERAERATRMVVWAANAVLHEVFKSPGESDLETVDELKRMLHLYWEDLRGRLTSAQR
- a CDS encoding GNAT family N-acetyltransferase, producing the protein MNDTHGIRIRPGGPADVPAILTMLDAAVVWMNDRGNTEQWGSTPYSQQSGGVERVQRYTTENASYIAELAGTPVGALVLDSGPSPQMPIAPAEEPERYVRLLISDRQHAGLGIGAALLAHATEETRRADVALLRVDCWAGGGGELVAFYERNGFIPTTRFLSGAWPGQVLARRVGRRLGQGSPFARLGGG
- a CDS encoding GNAT family N-acetyltransferase, which encodes MMRELSTPPVLPSGLLSGSPQPVLPAAQGLLLRPWESADAPVFLSAYQDAEIRRWHTRRPLTEARVLEWFDAYRRDWVGEKGGHWAVAHEGGDVLGRIALRGFDFDDGIADISYWVLPAARGRGVATNAMAALSAWALDEIGFYRLYLDHSTRNQASCRVATKSGYLLEGTQRSAAVHDDGRHDMHLHARTRED
- a CDS encoding carboxymuconolactone decarboxylase family protein, which produces MEARMTSAPNPDVTTAIQHLYKAIYAGGVDGSLLGLIHLRASQINACSPCVFASTEAAKKAGETDQRLHHVAAWRDTPFYTDEERAALALTEAATRLQDGAPGVTDEIWDAAADHFTEEQLGAITLEIALTNFFNRINRTVREQAGKTW
- a CDS encoding sigma-70 family RNA polymerase sigma factor, coding for MSHSSPADPMAEAFEAQRDRLRAVAHRMLGSHADAEDVVQEAWLRLSRQDAAVIQNLAGWLTTVVGRISLDVLRSRQTRPEASYDDGLSELVVTLDDGPVPEDDAVLADSVGLALLVVLESLRPSERLAFVLHDLFAVPFDEIAQILGKSTAATKMLAGRARKKVQATRRPNGVGREQREVVQAFLAAARRGDFEELLRVLDPDVKLTVDTPDGVVVALGATKVAAGAQLSASAATQGRTVLVNGLPGVVSWHEDGSPASVLAFTVTDGRITDISVVIDPAKLARMDLPDPA
- a CDS encoding ornithine carbamoyltransferase produces the protein MRNLISLTDLNSAELDYLVARAVRFGREGARTKTLTDRCVGIYFSKSSTRTRTSFWAGATRLGAHTIAYGPDDLQLVTGETLQDTARVMAEYLDGLVVRTNGPIEEMRGLGSAADLSVVNALSEGEHPTQAIADLTTVAEEFGTLAGRHVLCVGEGNSSAAALAYAAALTPGLRLTLLCPAGYEVPDDVLETAEQLGGGRAQVTQHTGIDQVTGTVDAVYTSRWQTMGVPKADADWLRSFDGFRIDEEFLAKVASPHTVFLHDLPAVRGQEVTDDVLDGARSRAWRQAHHKMSAAMSVLEWCVTGREYEH
- a CDS encoding helix-turn-helix domain-containing protein, producing the protein MPHQTPLAGLLSGADTRAAQPDPQTGTSAHTDEQRLSRLLKEARIRSGLTQEQLAGLSTVSVRAIRDLELGRVQRPRKDTVRLLADAMRLSGPRRAALEMSTGSRSVADALKKVYNTEPAAPPVATGPFVGRGPHLRAVTELLGTERERFVSIVGGMGVGKTRLALEATRVLHRRHQTPIVWVPMGGSVNAIEGRSQQMLADWVRELVNDCGPFAEIPRVIDGKPTLLVLDGLEKTDSVKSALLQLLHSSSRLSILVTTREPELGLAGRVLPLAPLALPADCEPADVPEQPALHLMMSYLRYLRPEILPTESVVATMSRVCQALDGVPLALESAATWLSVYAPHQLLEAARRSPVMLTEPVSDPGSALGLRRSLEHTIARMSPQHGALLRTLAAYEGAWTVDTVARRTPGNAAEVGRGVHALLLRGLICPVGAEESRADAVSRFSVLNLVKHLVAAERRDRAPVPARVPAAVSSAASVERVATPICAI
- a CDS encoding DUF885 domain-containing protein, encoding MSEPRNASPQPRQIADDHVDALIELDPIMGTHLGDGASHARLPDFSPAGQEELADLFRSTLRRLPPAGTESPDERNCARLLRERLTAELAMIETGEQLRAVSNIFSPVPQIRTVLTVTPTGTDEDWLALAGRLRAVPESLAGYRAALAEGLVRNLPGGPRQVAALIRQLDDSIGEKGGWFADLVAPGPEALRTELAGAAGVATDALVHLRDWLRDAYAPAVEGAANVVGEERYVRSARYFNGIELDLAEAYDYGWSEFHRLLSEMRVEAAKILPGSENPWAVLEHLETHGHAVDGTEAVQRWLQDLMDEAIEKLDGTHFDMAERVKRVESCIAPAGASPAPYYTSPSLDFTRPGRTWLPTAGRTRFPTYELVSTWYHEGVPGHHLQLAQWAHLAGSLSRFQTGVGMVSANAEGWALYAERLMDELGFLGNPEHRLGYLDAQMMRAVRVVIDIGMHLELEIPAHSPFRPGERWNPDLAEEFFGLHSGRPAAFIRNELIRYQSVPGQAIGYKLGERAWLRGRDAARKAGGSAFDLKRWHMAALSQGSLGLDDLEAELAVL
- a CDS encoding M20/M25/M40 family metallo-hydrolase gives rise to the protein MSPPSAASRASDASAATIASVVDAVADAMPWARTALAELVAFRSVADPARLPVADCEAAADWVANALRATGFDEVALLDTPDGTRSVYGFLPGPPDSPTVLLYAHYDVQPPLDEAAWHSPPFELTERADGRWYGRGTADCKGGVLMHLLALRALRATTGVPVNVKVIVEGSEEQATGGLERYAKDHPELLRADTVVIADTGNVRAGLPTVVASLRGAVLARIEVRTLRGDLHSGQFGGAAPDALAALIRALASLHDESGATVIDGLPNTGQWNGSPYDEEAFRHDAQVLDDVSLIGAGEISDRLWARPSVTVMGIDCPAVNGATPAVQARARAMVCLRIPAGTTAGTAGELLTAHLRSHVPWGARVAVEVVGHGQPFTADTGTAAHAAMARAMETAYDGERLRVAGLGGSIPLCSALAELYPQAEILLTGLGEPEARVHAVNESVDPGELRRMAAAEALFLLFSAEGVRGGEAQLEATVVRTASARATPKASEPTALGCSGNASRVETAPST